A stretch of DNA from Desulfovibrio gilichinskyi:
CCTTTCTGGCTTAAACGTGGTGAACTCTGGCAAAAAATTGAAGGGGGACACGATTATTGTGAAGGTGAAGTCATAGAAAGATGGTTTAGCGATTCATATAGAAGGGTTGCAGCCCAGTCAGTCAGACAGGAAAGCCCTGAAACTCAGCAGGACTTTAAACAAAAATTGGATGAATTCCTTGATAAAAAAATAGGCCGTGGCTCCATTCTTGATAAAGCAAAAGTAATTATTAACGGGGAGCGTCAAGACCAATACGGCAACCCCGAAGATTCGTTTAAAACTATTGCTGCTTTTTGGACTCCTTACCTTCGGTCAAGGGGATTGTTGAAAGAAGACAGGGAGCTAACACCTAAAGACGTAGCAATGTTGATGGTCCTGCTTAAGATTGGCAGAGAATCCCAACAAGAAAAATTAGATAACCTTGTTGATCTTGCCGGGTACGCAGGGATAGCGGGAGACATGAGCCATGTCTAAAATACTGAAAAGAGCAAACGAAGTGTTCGGACCTGTAAAGACTATCATCAAAGCAAGTGAAGAATCTGCAGAGCTGGCGGCAGCTATCGCAAAGCTTGGATGTGCTGACGGGCCTTGCACTGACGAATGGGCAGGAGTCGTTGACGAAATGGCAGATGTTGAGATTACAACAGAACGATTGTCTATGCTCTATCCGACAGGTCGGGATGATTTTGAGGAAGCTGTTTTTAAACGGAAAGCTTTTAAGCTGAAAAGGCTTGAGGGGGTTCTTGATGAATACACAGCCTGATCTTTTTGCAAT
This window harbors:
- a CDS encoding DUF6378 domain-containing protein, whose translation is MSKYSWLAMSGNGYVIQCSELPFWAHNGWQIKVGYKTLSKHPFWLKRGELWQKIEGGHDYCEGEVIERWFSDSYRRVAAQSVRQESPETQQDFKQKLDEFLDKKIGRGSILDKAKVIINGERQDQYGNPEDSFKTIAAFWTPYLRSRGLLKEDRELTPKDVAMLMVLLKIGRESQQEKLDNLVDLAGYAGIAGDMSHV